The Plutella xylostella chromosome 11, ilPluXylo3.1, whole genome shotgun sequence genome contains the following window.
GATATATACcgatctatttatttatgtaggtatctatcaTAGCATAGGCATTTGCTTTGTTTCCCTAAAAGtggtaagtagttaagtactcAGAGGGCCGGTTTCCCACTTATCCAGGTTTCACTGTAGAGGTACCTCTAccatcaaattaaaataagcaGTTTAATTAGGTACGTACTAACATCTAGGTAGACACTTTATTTGATCCTCAATGCGAAAATGTCCGGGCAGTGGAATTTTATTggttaactagctgttcccacgcgcttcgcttcgccttaaaaagttttcccgtgggaattccgggacaaAAAGTAGCcaatgttctttcccagggtctagaccgtgtgtataccaaatttcattcaaatccgtttagtagttttggcgtgaaagagtaacagacagacacagttactttcgcatttataatattagtagggaTGATTCCATACGAAATGCCTGGAACAGCCTATTtacctacgtattttttaATGCATGGTATTTTGTAGTTTTTACCTAGGATAAGGTAGTAATAACTATGATATACATGAACACTTAccttataaaagtaaataaaagaaTTGCGCGGGCTAAAGTTTGCCTGGTAACTAATACctgggccattattttattttgggtacAATTGGACATActtttacagatatttttttcaaaaataaacttcttattaattaaccttttaatatttatttatgttaattaacatttatattattcattaaatacatttgcagCGATGTTTTCTTGCTATTTCTTAAAGTTATTGACGTTTAATCGAGGAAcgatgagaaaaaaatactactgcgttactttcatacaaaattatgttttattgttaggaacataatattttggttCGTAAACATATACcagataaaaagtaagaaaaaaaacattaatctaacagtttaaattacaaaatattctcagttttgttattcattctataataaagtttcccactgcgttaccaatcaataagttttaatgcaatacttttcgaaaaaaggacaaaataatcataattttttgctCAAAGTTTTAGAAATAGCTCAAAATAAggtgaattataattattatatttagtttaacattCTTTCTAATATAGAGTAGCTAAAATGTTTGTGAATACTCTCAGGAAACGAGGGACAAATAGATAACGCTGTGGTTAATTGGTAACACAGTGGTATCTCAATCACAATCTTTATACTTtcttcaattaaaactaatcataatgtgaaaaaactatcaaactaaaattaacagaactctttgtttaatatcaaacattaaaatcgctgaaaatataacaacttaatactaagaaatatttctcattttttttgcCTATAAAGCCGTTGTTTTTCAGCCGCTGTTTACGCCATTGAGTCTGAAATGTTATActgtaacaatataatatgctcaaatgttatatttgtaccataaattgagtaacagatacctgaaaactataagaaaaacccctgagttactatagctacaactacgttactgaaaaagtaacgaagtgtagcggtaacgcagttgtaaaacaataacctatttgaagttagtacttaaatgaatacacatacatgggatatcaaaatgccctaataattgttactaattattacatatattgcatgaaataaaataataaatatctataaaactCACCGTATGTCGCCGGTAACTCAGTGGCGTCACAATAAATACACGCGCTTCTCTCCAGGACTCTCATCCGAAAGACTTGGTCATTTTATCCGTCCCGCTCTCCTTCCTGCACTCCGATACAAATACACAGCCATTCAAATGATCTTAGGTGTAAGAAAGTGAAaacaagtttatttatgattgaatTTCCTAGGGTAACCTAGTGTAGGTGTATTTTTGCTTACGCTTGGGGACTCGGCCAGGAATATTAATTGTCCCATAATATGTTCATATAAAATCATGAATATTACCGtgaagtaaagtttaaataatgacatattcgttataatattcaaaaaaattgtttccattatatttttttacacacgTTGTGCTTGTTTCATATGACTCGCTACGAGGGAcagacaatttttgtatgaaaaacaattgcgttaccaaaaacaacaacagagttaccgtaatttgtaaataaataaagtattttacataaattcattatattttctgtgaCCGGTGTCTTATTTAATTGCTACAGACGGTAGCTACATTcctgaatttcattatttaatttttaaaaaatgtttctttGTAGGGGACCGATAATGgtccctaaaataaaataatggcccacctAAGTTTTGATAgggcaataataatattatagttagttgACTATATGAAATAATGGGCAGCTTTCATCAACGCCAGGCATATCGACAGGTATTGTTTGGTCAGCatttaaatctaaaaataCCACGCTAATTTTCGACAACAAAGTCTTTTCAGGCACAATGTTCATGTCAATTAAATAATTGCCCCCAtcgtacataataaaaattgcattttatgaaaataatttcatatttcaaTTTCTGAAACTAGACAGTACTTTGAGTAGAataaatttacttacattaaagGGTACTCCGATTGTGAAAAACTGTTTCGCATTACGATTTTAAATACGAAATTTTAACTTGATTCGCGTGCACCCTcctccactcacaaaatgtcaCTGATTCACAGAACAGATTTCTCTAATATCGATGCTTTGAAGTTTGACATTGACATGCATTTGACAGATTACAATGAAGGGCATTCTGTGAAAGTTTATCATATTgtttcagaataataacgtaaCCTCTTCCTTTTTAAGACAATTTCACACTCTTGAATTTAAGGACTGCCGTGAGAGGAAGTCAGAGGGCCTATACCTGGATCTTTTATtcgacggaattctgacatttcaaaAGTGATGCTACTTAAAAAGCTCTTaaccgaaaaaaggaaaaatttggatccatttctgggcaataaaaaaataaaatgacagataatgtatggaattcatattaattactttattttattctttagctggcatcacttcctactaaattcagggatagtaaacctttttaatcgatttcaaaaaaagattctttattcggtacatACTTGgatgtacttatgtaagattattgggactgcacaacaaacaaatatacttgcaaaattttatagatgtgtgtatgtttataatgtttgtccacgcatatctccgaaacgTTTCAACCAATTGTcactattaatttttttaatggctTACATTGAGCAGTCTAAGTATCATCATAATCggttagtattaataatgataagatattctattctattctctttggggatgtaagtacctgcacctggctctctcgagtggaacctttgtgcatatccccaaggtctaaactgccttcctaagcttggaccatttcccaccacgctcgttcacataattatctagatgtgctaaatctagatatgcaggtttcgtcacgatgttttccttcaccgtaagagcgcttacccgacagagctaccaccgctcttattattttttaataatcgattagatatttcaataatcaattatatattttctttatttattaatttatactttaattaagtatattatttttgtgatgtAAAGGGACGTAATTATTACTCACCGTAGGTAtatccccttttaatttggagcgccgcacttaataaaatgcatAGGTCTGTACATTCACTAACAAATATAATGTATAGAGTAGTTTAGACTTAGATGCTCAGGGgtgtcactctctaaatcgacgaacgaacgaacaagaattgtcacgcaatcggcacgcttgatacaacgagatagagccgagctcttgttcgttcgttcgtttgatTTTGGTAGTGACCCTctagactcgtattgaaaaaagggctcagccaaaaaaggtttgtgatctctgacatgtcaaaagtagataactgtcagaattccgtcgaATAAAAGATCCAGGTATAGTTTAGGTTTTTCTCAATCGATCGAGCCGTGGAAATTTACGCACATTTGTGTGGCGCGCGCGGAGCTAGTGCAGCGCTTGTACCGCTAGATGGCAGCTCTCACCCTATCTCAAAAGAAACAAATCGATATCGGGTGATGGAGCTATGGAGTATACTATTCTATGCGATCGTTTTGAGGGAATCTTCAcatttacatatattatggGATTCATAAGTGGCAGTCATTTTGGCTACATTGTAGAGTAATTATCCCAAGAAAACCCACCCAACCTCATCAACAATCAACTTGTAAATAAAACAGCACAAATAAccttaacaataatatattaaacatAACGTAGTCTAGTCCGCCTTCACCTTGCTGGCGGGCGCGTCGTCGTGCCCATCCTGCTTGCGTTTACGGTTTTGGTAGTTGCCTTTACCTGGAACAATGGtgcaatttattaaataacgcACTGGTTTACCGTACAGTAAAAAAtgggagtttttttttctaaccGCCAGAGAAAGCTTAtaattactagcgtaaggacagagCCAACTgctcaagaaaatggcaccctcgCGCTGGTCCCAAATTTTCATACATCtgttataatttgataattttCATCATGAAATCATTGAGTACAACATGGATTCATATCCATATTCAACAGCGCTAACCTAACAGCCAAAACCTGGTCAACGTATATCTACTTTTACTCAATAAACATAAACTTGTCCTTTCACCGCAAGCGAAAAAGCTCATTTACAACCTGTAAGTATAGTTTATCTATATGCATAGGTTATATTTAGTTACTCACCTCTGTAGTTCCCCTTGCCCCCCCTATTCTGGTACTTGTTGTTCCGCTGGTTCTTCCTCCGCTTGCTCATCTCGTCCACGGTGCGCTGCAGGTACTCCGTCTCCTCGTCCCCCTCGAGCACGGTGAACAGCACCTCGGAGTCCCCGATCTTGAGCTTGCCGTCTGTTAGTTTTGAGTGGAGCTCCTGTTGGCATGgaataatgtaattaataagCTGTTCACGAAAGGTTTGCTTCATAGAATGTGCTATGTTTTGGATTGCTTCATCGTAAATCTATGTTTGCATGGTGTTACAAACGACTAAGCCATGGGTATTAAAGAGCTTACGTGTAATATGGCATGGCTTTTGACTAATTTTgaacttaattaaaactatttaacATATTCTGCTTTAGCGAAGGTCACAATAGTTACCTTAGCAGAGTCCTCTTTGGTCAGTCGCACCCATCCATCTTTGTCGCCAACTTTGAAGTCGATGTATGCCACTTCTGCGCCTGAAATGCAAAATACATATTGTTTTaggcaaaattattattatttgtgtcTATCTTGAGTTACATTATGAGAAATAGATAACTTCGTGCGCGCTTGGTTCAATTCCAAACTTGGTTCAACTGCAATTACTGTATGcctttgtgtgtgtgtgacacGCAAGTGACTCACCCAGTGGTTCCAACGCCGACTTGACATCCTCCCTGGTGGTCTTGTCGTGGCactatgtgtgtgtatgtatgagAACGTATGTGTGACTCGTAAGTGACTCACCCAGTGGCTCCAGCGCTCACTTCAAATCCTCTCTGATGGTCTTGTCGTGGCACTCTATGTCTGTATGTGTGCATATGTGTAAGTGACTAGCAAGTGACTCACCCAGTGGTTCCAGCGCTGACTTGACATCTTCTCTGGTGGTCTTGTCAAGGCACTCAATGTCTGCATGTGTGCATATATGTGTAAGTGACTCGCAAGTGACCTCACCTAGAGGTTCTAACATTGACTTGACTTTCCTTACGGCACTTTGGTGTCTGtttttgtgcatttgtgtaaGTGATTCGTAAGTGACTCACCAAGTGGTCCTAACTTCTAACTTGACATCTTCTCTGGTGGTCTTGTTGTGGCACTCAATGTCTGTATGTGTGTATATGTGTAAGTGACTAGCAAGTGACTCACCTAGTGGTTCTAACACTGACTTGACATCCTTACGGCACTTGGTACTATCGACCTGTTTAAACTGCAATTGCTGTacacatataaatatatgtgtgtgtgtgtgggtgtgtgtgtgtgactaGCAAGTGACTCACCCAGTGGTTCTAACGCCGACTTGACATCCTCTCTGGTGGTCTTGTCGTGGCActctgtgtgtgtatgtatgttattCGCAAGTGACTCACCCAGTGGCTCCAGCGCTGACTTGACATCTTCTCTGGTGGTCTTGTCGTGGCACTCAATGCCTGTATGTATGCATATATGTAAGTGACTAGCAAATGACTCACCCAGTGGTTCTAACGCCGACTTGACATCCTCCCTGGTAGTCTTGTCGAGGCATTCAATGTCTGTatcatatgtatgtatatgtgtgACTAGCAAGTGACTCACCCAGTGGTTCCAACGCCGACTTGACATCTTCCCTGGTGGTCTTGTCGAGGCATTCAATGTCTGTatcatatgtatgtatatgtgtgACTCGCAAGTGACTCACCCAGCGGCTCCAGCGCCGACTTGACATCCTCTCTGGTAGTCTTGTCGTGGCACTCGGAGAACTTGAGCACGGTCCCTGTCGGGAGCTTGATCTCGTGCTTGTCTTCTTGTTTAGACTGGAATGGGAAGAGGATAACGtaagataagtaaataaatatggacATAAATGTACGGAGGCTATTGAAAGAGCCTTCTATTCttttctctgtgggggtgtaagtaatgaaggaagggtttaggcctagtccaccacgctctggcctagtgcgggttggtggaccccaacacaagcaagcttgtgctgagagagttgtcgggtaagtgggcaacccgactgccagatgttttcaagccgcccgaaggcttctgactaggcttaacgactgttGCCGAagcagcgatcagttacgatcactgaagccgaAGCCcattcgactacggacgcttcgcgacctatcacgtgactTCACATAAaaacctctgactaccccgtcagggattacagtcgtgggCATTATTTATTGAACTTATTAAATTCTAAGGTCGTTACCTCTCCGTCTTTCCCCTTCTTGTCCTTCTTCTCCTTCCTCGCCAGGTACTCCTGCTGCTTCTCCTGCAGGTACTCGTCTTGGGGGCGCAGGATCAGCTCGGTCTCCTTGTACTTGAGGTCTTTGAGGGTCAGGAACTTTTGTGCCTGGAAAGGATGGATGGATGGattgtttatttgtacacacaacGGGAAGGTAATAGCATGTACAATtttacattgtacataaataaagcTCATTTCGTATATTATAGATATTTCGGATTATTttacttcaaaaaaccacattatgtatttattttaggacGGATTTTTTATAGTTGCCTGAATAGTCAGagcaataaaattgttgctgttaCTGTCTATTACAAACATTCACATGTGAGAGCATGAAAACTATTattcagataacttttatctaatCATTCATAAATCAGCCTCTATAGAGTCCACAGTGACAAACGCTACCGGTATTCCAACAACAAACCCTAACCTCGCTAACAAAGTCAACTCCTAAACCAAACTCAATCTCCCTAAAATCTCCCGCATACCTCCTCAACAGACAGAATCTACAAAAATCTCCACCtctaaaacaaatgaaacctAAGAACACGAGACAAAGTGATCCTAAGAAATGGATCCTTAAAAATAATCTCCAAAACACCTCCGCTTACCTCCTCAACCAGCTTGAACGTGGCGAACGCGGATCCCTTGAACTCCCTCTCCTTGCTGGCGCGGTCCAGGCACCTCCTCATCACCACGTTCTCCACGTCTCCGTGCGGCTTGAAGTACGAGAGCATGGAGACTAGCGGAGCGCCGTTAGGGAGAGGTTATTGTAGTGATTTTGACTGATATAAGCTACTTTTTGTGTCCTAGCATTGGTATAGGTAGTAACTTACTGCAACCGCTACATGGGTTTGTTCATCGATGTCGATAAACTGGTTAAATTAGCGTTCCATCAATCACAGCGTCGTATTTATAGTGAATCGACTGCTATTTTTTATATCCTAGCATTGGAATAGGTAGTAACTTACTGCAACCGCTAcatgggttcgttatcgacgtcgataaacaacacacaacgccgtatttatggcgaatcgcgatatagtaacgtttatctacgtcgatatgAAACCTGTCTAGCGGCAGCTAGTAACCAACCTACAAATTTTCGCCTAAATATCTCTCCAACCTACAAATGACCACCGCAATTTTCAAAATATCTCCATAACCTCCTGAAAAACACCTCCATCCACTCTCCAACCTCCATCTTTAAGACACTAAAATCTCCAAAACACCTCCCTATATAGTTATTAAACACCTTCCAAAATCTCCGCTTACCTCCTCAGCCAGCTTGAACGTGGCGAACTCGGATCCCTTGAGCTTCCTCTCCTTGCTGGCGCGGTCCAGGCACCTCCTCATCACCACGTTCTCCACGTCTCCGTGCGGCT
Protein-coding sequences here:
- the LOC105392926 gene encoding la protein homolog; its protein translation is MTEKEVATESKNGEENEAANNVEEETALESSIIRQVEYYFGDANLPRDKFLREQVKLDDGWVPLDVLTRFNRLAKLTTDLEVIANALNKATSGLLEVSEDNKKVRRNPELLVPEMTEERRKELMTRTVYVKGFPKDATLDEMLSYFKTHGDVENVVMRRYLDRASKERKFKGSVFATFKVVEEAQKFLTLKDLKYKETELILRPQDEYLQEKQQEYLARKEKKDKKGKDGESKQEDKHEIKLPTGTVLKFSECHDKTTREDVKSALEPLGAEVAYIDFKVGDKDGWVRLTKEDSAKELHSKLTDGKLKIGDSEVLFTVLEGDEETEYLQRTVDEMSKRRKNQRNNKYQNRGGKGNYRGKGNYQNRKRKQDGHDDAPASKVKAD